The DNA region CAAACCGATGACGCGCGACGCACGGTGCAAATGGCCTACTTCGAGGTGTTCGAAAACCTCGAAGGCCCAATCCGCATCAACATTTCCGCCAGCAAAAGTTACGAGATGGAGAGCGCCTTCGGTGAAATCCGCCGGATGATTGGCGAGAAAAAACCGCTTGCTGAAGTGCAGTCGAAGATCGACTGGCTGAAAGCTTCGCTACGTGAGGTTGAACCGGTGCTGGACGGCGGACACCGACTGGTGGCGGAAGAGCAGCACAGTGCGCTCACCCGAACGGATATCGCCGTTCACTGGCAGGAGAGCTTTCGCATTATCGACGATCTGCTGGCCCAGGCGGTGAACGATTACCAGTCCGGGAACTACGCCACGGCCAGTCAACACGTTCAGCAGGCGCACTATCAGGGATTTAAAAACTCTGAGATGGAAATGTCGGTCAGGCAGAATCGCTCGGCCAAAGATGCCGCCGCCATCAACCAACAGTTTTCCGCGCTGATTGCTCTTGCCGCCCAGCCGGATCGCCTCAACGACGTCTCTTATCAGGTCACCACGTTGTTACAGGATATCGAGGATATTCTGCCGGGCCTGCCGACAACCCGCGACGATCAACAGATTGCCGCCCCGCAAACTGCGGACAACGGTCCGGCGGTGGAGGCGGAGAACTCCCGCACAAACTGGAGTGAAGTGGCGGATGGCATCAATCAGAGCATCCAGGACGCCATTGCACGGTATCAACGCGGCGAGGCGCAGAATGCCATTCTGGATGTTCAGGACAGCTATTTCGACCGCTTCGAAGCCAGCGGCATGGAAAACAAAATCGGCTCCCGTGATTCGGCGTTTAAAACCACGCTGGAGGCCTATTTCACCCGTCTGGTCAGTCTGATGAAGGCCGGTCAACCGGTGGAAAGACTTCAGTCGGAAGCCAGCGCGCTCGGGCAGGATCTGCAAAAAGCGGTGACGATGCTCGGTGAAGGGGAGGAGACACAGTGGAGCCTGCTGCTCTATAGCCTGATGATCATCGTCCGTGAAGGGCTGGAAGCCCTGCTGATCGTGGCGGCAATTGTCGCCTACATGGTGAAAAACAACCATCAGGATAAGCTGCCGCTGATTCGTCAGTCGGTGATCGTCGCACTGGTTGTCAGCGTGATAACCGCCGTGATTTTCCAGTTGCTGTTTACCAACTCAGGTGCCAGTCGGGAACTGCTGGAAGGCATCACAATGCTGATTGCGGTCGTGATGCTCTTCTTCATGAGCTACTGGCTGCTGTCGAAAGTGGAAGCCCGACACTGGAAGGCGTGGCTTGAAGGCAAACTGTCGCACTCGCTGTCGAAAGGGTCGCTGGTGGGATTGTGGCTGACCAGTTTCCTCGCGGTCTATCGCGAAGGTGCCGAAACGGTTCTGTTCTACTACGCCCTGATCGGCGATGCCAACGATGTCGCCGGACACATGGCAATCGGCGCGGGCTTTGTCATTGGCTGCGTTGTGCTACTGGCGGCGTGGCTGATTATGCGTTACTCGGTAGTGCGTCTGCCGCTGAAACCCTTCTTTATGTTTACCGGCAGTTTCATGTACCTGATGGCCTTCGTGTTTGCGGGCAAGGGCGTCCTGGAACTGGTGGAAGGCAAACTGTTCCAGCCAACGTTGATTAACGGCTTCCCGGAAATTAGCTGGCTGGGGATTTATCCCTATGTGGAAACGCTGTTGCCGCAGGCGGTATTACTGCTCGCTGCGCTGGTCGCGCTGTGGGTAATGCGGCGAAAAAGCGCCGTTCCCGGGGAAACAATAAAAAACACTCTGTAGTTGTGATTTTAGACGAGAGGATATGTCTGATGACCATGAAGAAAACCCTGATTGCCAGCGCAGTGATGGCCGGAATTTTCACCGCACCGGCAGCGTTCGCCTTTAAAGAGTACCCGGCGGGCGAGCCTGTCGTGATGAATGAAATGGAACTGGCCGCCGTTTACCTGCAGCCGATCGACATGGAGCCGCGTGGCATGGGCTTACCGGCAGCGAAAGCCGATATTCACCTTGAAGCGGATATTCACGCGGTCGAAGGCAGTAAAAACGGCTTTGGCGCAGGTGAGTGGATCCCGTATCTGACGATCAGCTATACCCTGGTCAACAGCGATACCGGTGAAAAACAGGAAGGGACGTTTATGCCGATGGTCGCCAGCGATGGCCCTCACTACGGCGCGAACGTCAAGATGATGGGCGTGGGCAACTACAAAGTGACTTACCACATTGAGCCGCCGTCAAAAGCGGGTATGCACCGTCACACCGACAGTGACACCGGCGTCGGTCGCTGGTGGAAACCGTTTGATGTGAGCTACGAATTTAAATACGTCGGTCTGAACTAAGAAAACCGATGCGCCGGGATGAATGCTCATCCCGGCTGAGTCAATCCGCTGTTCTGAGTCGATGTCATGAGTTACTTTTTCGTCACCACGCTACAGGTCTTTTTCTGCATCGCGCTGCTCTCCGGTGTTCTCTGGAGTCGAAACGATCCTCCCTCACTGCGCCCGTTAGGCTGGACGTTGCTCATTGGTCTGGTGACCGGTGTGCTGACAGGACTGACGCTCCGCGGTTCACAACCGGTACAGCTGTTACTGGTGGGAACGGAAGTGATGGTCACGCTGCTGTTTGTGCTCAGCTTCTGGTGGGTGGGCAACCGCGTGCGCTATCTCTGGCAGGGCATCCTGGTTTTTGGCGCGGCGCGTCACTGGGCGCTCGACCCGAATCTCGGTGGCTTAACCAGCACACATGTCCTGAATACTGAACTGCTGCTGAATCTGACGGCAGTGGTCCTCGCCTTCGCGATCCTCAGCCTGGCGGGCGTGCTTTGCGCCATGCTGCTGCGCCGTATCCGCGTGTTGTTCTGGCCGTTCACCCTGATTCTGTTAGTGATGCTGTGGCTGCCGTTAAGCGGCAATCTGCTGTTGCTGCTGATGAAACTGCAGGTACTGCCGCTGGCAAAATCGCTGCTGAGCTTTGTGGCGAAAGTCACCAATAACGCCCCGGCCTATAACTGGATGGCGGCGGGATTACTGTTGCTTCTGGCGCTGTGCTGGCTGCCGTCGCTACTGAACGCCCACCGGCGAACGCGTGCAACAGAAGAGCCGATTGCCCATCGCCTGGCGCTGGCGCAGCGGCGTAATGCGTTACGGCTTTGGCTGGTTACCCTCGGCTGTGCCGCCGTGGTGATTGCCG from Citrobacter amalonaticus Y19 includes:
- a CDS encoding iron transporter, which gives rise to MTMKKTLIASAVMAGIFTAPAAFAFKEYPAGEPVVMNEMELAAVYLQPIDMEPRGMGLPAAKADIHLEADIHAVEGSKNGFGAGEWIPYLTISYTLVNSDTGEKQEGTFMPMVASDGPHYGANVKMMGVGNYKVTYHIEPPSKAGMHRHTDSDTGVGRWWKPFDVSYEFKYVGLN
- a CDS encoding Fe-S-containing protein, with amino-acid sequence MSYFFVTTLQVFFCIALLSGVLWSRNDPPSLRPLGWTLLIGLVTGVLTGLTLRGSQPVQLLLVGTEVMVTLLFVLSFWWVGNRVRYLWQGILVFGAARHWALDPNLGGLTSTHVLNTELLLNLTAVVLAFAILSLAGVLCAMLLRRIRVLFWPFTLILLVMLWLPLSGNLLLLLMKLQVLPLAKSLLSFVAKVTNNAPAYNWMAAGLLLLLALCWLPSLLNAHRRTRATEEPIAHRLALAQRRNALRLWLVTLGCAAVVIAGQWWWDNVASQPPQLSQAIPVTLNSDGSVHLPVEQLRDGKLHRFVWVADDGKAVRFFIINRYPDKLRFGVVFDACLLCGDQGYVMEGNQVICVACGVHIFIPSIGKPGGCNPVPIENWRNDEKELVIPGKELAAGVNYFSTVMTIQVTDPVDGSTLTNTAADFKYSYGGKTWFFSSEANYDRFRKTPEQFVPAELREE
- a CDS encoding FTR1 family iron permease, with amino-acid sequence MRKFCLSLLVTLFSLFISVGVWAATNYAPFIEDIEQRLDKTAELYSQQQTDDARRTVQMAYFEVFENLEGPIRINISASKSYEMESAFGEIRRMIGEKKPLAEVQSKIDWLKASLREVEPVLDGGHRLVAEEQHSALTRTDIAVHWQESFRIIDDLLAQAVNDYQSGNYATASQHVQQAHYQGFKNSEMEMSVRQNRSAKDAAAINQQFSALIALAAQPDRLNDVSYQVTTLLQDIEDILPGLPTTRDDQQIAAPQTADNGPAVEAENSRTNWSEVADGINQSIQDAIARYQRGEAQNAILDVQDSYFDRFEASGMENKIGSRDSAFKTTLEAYFTRLVSLMKAGQPVERLQSEASALGQDLQKAVTMLGEGEETQWSLLLYSLMIIVREGLEALLIVAAIVAYMVKNNHQDKLPLIRQSVIVALVVSVITAVIFQLLFTNSGASRELLEGITMLIAVVMLFFMSYWLLSKVEARHWKAWLEGKLSHSLSKGSLVGLWLTSFLAVYREGAETVLFYYALIGDANDVAGHMAIGAGFVIGCVVLLAAWLIMRYSVVRLPLKPFFMFTGSFMYLMAFVFAGKGVLELVEGKLFQPTLINGFPEISWLGIYPYVETLLPQAVLLLAALVALWVMRRKSAVPGETIKNTL